The following are encoded together in the Chloroflexota bacterium genome:
- a CDS encoding heavy-metal-associated domain-containing protein: MATTVLSVPTISCHHCEKTITEALTPLTGVSSVRVDIPSKQVTVDYDASATGVEQFKDVLAEEDYPVESAS, translated from the coding sequence ATGGCAACCACCGTGCTCAGCGTCCCGACGATCTCGTGCCACCACTGCGAGAAGACGATCACCGAGGCCCTCACGCCACTGACTGGCGTGAGCAGCGTTCGCGTGGACATCCCGAGCAAGCAGGTGACCGTGGACTACGACGCCTCGGCCACCGGTGTCGAGCAGTTCAAGGACGTGCTGGCCGAGGAGGACTACCCGGTCGAGTCGGCAAGCTAG
- a CDS encoding CDP-alcohol phosphatidyltransferase family protein codes for MAGIYVLKPAFQRSLGGIERWLVARRVHPDWITGAALALSVGGGLAIYAAPERLWLLALIPVVAVVRTALNALDGLVARNTGLARPWGEVFNELSDRVADVALLGGLALASPSSLVLGACAIIMMLLSSYLAILSKAAGGRRQYMGPMGKADRMVLLAVGTPLGFWLPLTWVYNGLLVILLVGCLITLARRAQATYADLQAVG; via the coding sequence ATGGCCGGCATCTACGTCCTCAAGCCGGCATTTCAGCGCTCGCTGGGTGGCATCGAGCGCTGGCTGGTGGCACGGCGCGTCCATCCTGACTGGATCACCGGCGCGGCGCTGGCCCTCTCGGTCGGCGGCGGCCTGGCGATCTACGCCGCGCCAGAGCGGCTCTGGCTGCTGGCTCTCATTCCCGTGGTGGCCGTCGTGCGGACGGCGCTCAACGCCCTGGATGGCCTCGTGGCCCGAAACACCGGGCTGGCCCGTCCCTGGGGCGAGGTCTTCAACGAGCTGTCGGATCGGGTTGCGGACGTGGCCCTGCTCGGCGGGTTGGCGCTGGCGTCGCCCAGCAGCCTCGTGCTGGGCGCCTGCGCCATCATCATGATGCTCCTCTCCAGCTACCTCGCCATTCTCAGCAAGGCAGCCGGCGGCCGCCGGCAGTACATGGGTCCGATGGGCAAGGCCGACCGCATGGTGCTGCTGGCCGTCGGGACGCCGCTCGGGTTCTGGCTGCCGCTGACGTGGGTCTACAACGGGCTGCTCGTGATCCTGCTGGTCGGCTGTCTCATCACGCTGGCACGGCGCGCACAGGCCACCTACGCCGACCTCCAGGCGGTTGGCTAG